One window of the Thermoplasmata archaeon genome contains the following:
- a CDS encoding biotin/lipoate A/B protein ligase family protein, translating into MRVLHVKDLGLVHPEVSVAKDREILERCIATGECILHFYRREPPAVSVGHGEKIEEAVYVERCKEDGVIIIQRESAGSAIYTDRNTLEYAIALPEKLVPFDRKQSYEFLCKPIVEALNTLGYPVVFKPINDIQMEGKKVSGSAQKRSRGAVLQHGTILLVVDHEKMDRYLKVTPKLAEKGLGKHSERVKGLFEHHKVNESRIVDEIARNYESLIEAKIVLPHQ; encoded by the coding sequence ATGCGAGTGCTCCATGTGAAAGACCTCGGATTGGTTCATCCAGAAGTGAGTGTTGCAAAGGACAGGGAAATTCTGGAGCGGTGCATAGCCACCGGTGAGTGCATTCTCCATTTTTACAGGCGGGAACCACCAGCGGTTTCTGTGGGGCATGGCGAAAAGATTGAGGAAGCAGTTTATGTGGAGAGGTGCAAGGAGGATGGTGTAATTATCATTCAGCGTGAGAGCGCTGGCAGTGCAATTTACACAGATAGGAACACGCTGGAATATGCCATTGCTCTTCCAGAGAAACTTGTGCCTTTTGACAGAAAACAGAGCTATGAGTTTCTGTGCAAACCGATTGTGGAGGCACTAAACACGCTTGGTTATCCTGTGGTGTTCAAGCCAATAAATGACATTCAGATGGAGGGAAAGAAGGTCTCCGGCAGCGCCCAGAAGAGAAGCAGGGGTGCGGTGCTCCAGCACGGGACAATTTTGCTTGTTGTGGACCATGAAAAAATGGATAGATACCTGAAGGTGACGCCCAAGCTGGCTGAAAAAGGGCTTGGAAAGCACAGTGAGAGAGTAAAAGGACTTTTTGAACATCATAAGGTTAATGAGAGCAGAATAGTAGATGAGATTGCGAGAAACTATGAGAGTTTGATAGAGGCAAAAATTGTATTACCCCATCAGTAG